The following are encoded together in the Serratia odorifera genome:
- the tnpB gene encoding IS66 family insertion sequence element accessory protein TnpB (TnpB, as the term is used for proteins encoded by IS66 family insertion elements, is considered an accessory protein, since TnpC, encoded by a neighboring gene, is a DDE family transposase.) has translation MLMPHAIWLAREPTDMRRGIDTLTRLADEYLPSPLPPGTAVVFCNKARSRIKVLQWDKHGVWLCTRRLHQGHFTWPRPGDTAWPLTAEQFAWLTKGVDWQQVEGLDLPGWET, from the coding sequence ATGCTGATGCCTCATGCCATCTGGCTGGCCCGTGAGCCAACCGATATGCGCCGGGGTATTGATACCCTGACCCGGCTGGCCGATGAATACTTGCCCTCGCCCTTACCGCCGGGAACCGCGGTGGTCTTCTGCAACAAGGCACGCTCACGCATCAAGGTGTTGCAGTGGGACAAGCACGGCGTCTGGCTGTGCACCCGCCGGTTGCATCAGGGCCACTTCACCTGGCCCCGGCCTGGGGATACCGCCTGGCCGCTGACGGCAGAGCAGTTCGCCTGGCTGACCAAGGGGGTGGACTGGCAACAGGTTGAGGGTCTTGACCTGCCGGGCTGGGAAACCTGA
- the tnpA gene encoding IS66 family insertion sequence element accessory protein TnpA → MPKSRHTIQQQQQHVADWQLSGLSRTQYSLQHHLNVKTFCNWVGKWTKIPTSPAAGSHFIPATVAPEEALLSLPNIDRHMPAIILNLKRCSITCQPSQLPAIMAELNLC, encoded by the coding sequence ATGCCAAAATCTCGCCATACCATCCAACAACAGCAGCAACATGTCGCCGACTGGCAACTCAGCGGTCTGTCCCGCACTCAGTACAGCCTGCAACACCATCTCAATGTCAAAACCTTTTGCAACTGGGTCGGCAAGTGGACCAAAATCCCAACGTCACCGGCCGCCGGATCCCATTTTATTCCGGCGACTGTTGCCCCTGAAGAGGCGCTGTTATCCCTCCCCAACATAGATCGGCATATGCCTGCCATTATCCTGAATTTAAAACGGTGCTCCATCACCTGCCAGCCCAGCCAGTTGCCGGCCATCATGGCGGAGCTCAACCTATGCTGA
- a CDS encoding Rpn family recombination-promoting nuclease/putative transposase yields MKKNPTPHDATFRQFLTQPEIARDFMDIHLPAELRAICDLSTLKLESGSFVEDDLRQYFSDVLYSLKTTTGEDGYVHVLLEAQSSPDKHMAFRLMRYAVAAMQRHLEAGHKKLPLVIPVLFYTGKRSPYPYSTNWLQEFDDPALAEKLYTGDFPLVDVTVIPDEEIMGHRSMAALTLLQKHIRQRDLAELTDKLATILLAGYLSSPQVISLVHYIIQAGETSDAEAFIRELALRVPQNEDELMTIAQQLEQKGIEKGIQLGEQRGIEKGIEKGIEKGIEKGIEKGRQEEALKIARTMLQNGLDHNTVMKMTGLTADDLAQIRH; encoded by the coding sequence ATGAAAAAAAATCCAACACCCCATGATGCAACCTTCCGGCAATTTCTGACGCAACCCGAAATTGCCCGCGACTTCATGGATATCCATTTGCCAGCCGAACTGCGGGCCATCTGCGACCTCAGTACGCTGAAGCTGGAGTCAGGCTCCTTTGTCGAAGATGACCTGCGCCAGTATTTCAGCGACGTGCTCTACAGCCTGAAAACCACCACCGGGGAGGATGGCTACGTGCATGTTTTATTAGAAGCACAATCCTCGCCCGATAAGCATATGGCTTTTCGCTTGATGCGCTACGCAGTGGCCGCCATGCAACGCCATCTCGAGGCAGGCCACAAAAAGCTGCCGCTGGTCATCCCGGTTCTGTTCTATACCGGCAAACGCAGCCCGTATCCCTACTCCACCAACTGGCTGCAGGAATTTGATGATCCGGCGCTGGCGGAGAAACTGTATACCGGCGATTTCCCGCTGGTTGATGTAACGGTCATACCCGACGAAGAGATTATGGGTCACCGCAGTATGGCCGCGCTGACCCTGCTGCAGAAACATATTCGCCAGCGTGACCTGGCGGAACTGACGGATAAACTGGCCACCATACTGCTGGCCGGCTATCTCTCTTCGCCACAGGTAATTTCACTGGTACACTATATTATCCAGGCCGGTGAAACGTCGGATGCCGAAGCTTTCATACGTGAACTGGCACTGCGGGTTCCGCAAAACGAGGATGAACTCATGACTATTGCACAACAGCTTGAACAAAAGGGCATCGAGAAGGGTATCCAGCTTGGTGAACAACGCGGTATAGAAAAGGGCATCGAAAAGGGCATCGAAAAGGGCATCGAGAAGGGCATCGAGAAAGGTAGGCAGGAAGAGGCACTCAAAATTGCTCGCACCATGCTGCAGAACGGTCTCGACCACAACACCGTCATGAAAATGACCGGGCTGACCGCTGACGACCTGGCGCAGATCCGCCACTAA
- a CDS encoding recombinase family protein, which produces MALVGYARVSTTDQDLTHQIAVLTTVGCRKIFSEKMTGTSKEGRQALDECLDYLREGDTLVITRIDLLSRSLRDLQNLVHELEGQNIKLRATEQAIDTSSASGKAFLDMLGVFAEFETRLRQERQREGIARAKVKGAYKGRKPTAQAKTQQVIELTMAGLTREAVAGRLGIGKASVYRILKAWRLQHPGAILPGERVKPLLSHSEPVTERATIAP; this is translated from the coding sequence ATGGCTCTCGTAGGTTATGCTCGTGTATCGACGACCGACCAGGATCTGACACACCAGATCGCGGTGTTGACCACCGTCGGCTGTCGTAAGATTTTCTCGGAGAAAATGACCGGTACCAGTAAAGAAGGGCGCCAGGCGCTCGATGAATGCCTCGATTACTTGCGAGAGGGCGATACGTTGGTGATCACCCGTATCGATCTCCTGTCACGCAGTCTGCGCGACTTACAGAATTTGGTTCATGAGCTTGAAGGGCAAAACATCAAACTCAGGGCGACAGAACAGGCCATTGATACGTCATCCGCTTCCGGCAAAGCTTTTTTGGATATGCTGGGCGTCTTCGCCGAGTTCGAGACACGCCTGCGTCAGGAACGCCAGCGAGAAGGCATTGCCCGTGCGAAAGTCAAAGGGGCATATAAAGGAAGAAAGCCGACGGCCCAGGCGAAAACGCAGCAGGTCATTGAATTGACGATGGCCGGATTAACCCGCGAAGCGGTTGCCGGCCGGCTGGGCATTGGCAAGGCCAGCGTCTACCGGATATTAAAAGCCTGGCGACTGCAACATCCTGGCGCCATCCTGCCGGGGGAGCGGGTGAAGCCTCTGCTCAGCCATAGTGAGCCGGTGACCGAACGTGCTACGATAGCTCCATGA